The Meriones unguiculatus strain TT.TT164.6M chromosome 1, Bangor_MerUng_6.1, whole genome shotgun sequence genome has a segment encoding these proteins:
- the LOC110553730 gene encoding zinc finger protein 345-like has protein sequence MAADTNFQQKTQPLTAKEQHGSCERWMSFEDVTVNFSQEEWQQLDSAQRYLYQEVMLEIYSHLLSVGYPVPSPGVIFRMEKGKAAQTEKAEFPGQRCQEKSGIDTSPQKMSEKASVHSNMASEVTRDGSLCPFLQELWQDTDITKKEQQNQILPFHPGTFHKKTLSTNSGHEYQKPGENIPLRPYFISTQESLPRYCSLPKSLELNLGANGQKESSVTEQLINIVASSQLLIQGSSNASSMASHRGEESCRSTGNREVLSDKQPLIHGSQSQETADQSSKCGEILYAVSLHKPDITLTVNRPVVSYNGGKAFLYVSNSLSYPFQLKVDHLVHTGGEPYKCSSCEKSFCTEAALQEHEQTHIEEKPYVCSLCGKAFSDRPAFYEHELIHKNHTPFICDKCGKAFLRKSELTSHKQSHNGEKPYKCNDCGKSFKFPSQLKVHRQIHTGEKPYECHECGKSFSKTAKLKVHQRIHTGEKPYVCSQCGKAFNQKSILDRHEKLHPGEKPYKCSDCGKSFNYPSQLKVHCHSHTGEKPYKCHECGKSFNFPCELKVHYQNHTGEKPYKCRECWKLFSKMSQLKAHYRVHTGERPYKCSHCGKAFSTKEQVQEHERIHTGERPFVCTECGKAFSSRSSFRKHQLIHTKEKPFVSQKCETGVQESTLTPHQQLHIGEKPYKCPDCGKLFNYPSQLKSHYQIHTGEKPCKCPDCGKSFSKTSQLKAHSRIHTGERPYVCSVCGKAFKQLSTLSRHEKIHLVEKPYKCNFCGKSFCSPSELKVHLLIHTGERPYKCNNCWKAFCTKVQLQEHERIHTGERPYVCTHCGKAFRSRSVFSKHKLIHRKETPFVCERCGKVFLQKSELTSHLQTHIEDKP, from the exons ATGGCTGCAGATACGAATTTCCAACAGAAGACCCAACCCTTGACTGCAAAGGAGCAGCATGGGTCATGTGAG AGGTGGATGTCCTTTGAGGATGTGACTGTGAACTTCAGCCAGGAAGAGTGGCAGCAACTTGACTCTGCCCAGCGATACCTGTACCAGGAGGTGATGCTGGAGATCTACAGCCACCTCTTGTCAGTGG GGTATCCCGTTCCCAGCCCTGGAGTCATCTTTAGGATGGAAAAAGGAAAGGCAGCACAGACAGAAAAGGCTGAGTTCCCAGGCCAGAGATGTCAAG AAAAATCAGGAATTGATACCTCACCAcagaaaatgtctgagaaagcttcAGTTCATAGTAATATGGCAAGTGAAGTcacaagagatggttctttgtgTCCCTTTCTACAAGAACTATGGCAGGATACTGACATTACAAAGAAAGAGCAGCAAAACCAGATTCTACCCTTCCATCCTGGTACTTTCCACAAGAAAACTCTGAGCACAAATAGTGGTCATGAATATCAAAAGCCTGGAGAAAACATTCCCTTGAGACCCTACTTCATTTCTACACAAGAGAGTCTTCCACGATATTGCTCACTTCCAAAAAGTTTGGAGCTAAATCTAGGAGCAAATGGTCAGAAGGAAAGCAGTGTCACAGAGCAGCTTATTAACATTGTTGCATCCAGTCAGCTCCTGATACAAGGCTCTTCTAATGCCAGCAGTATGGCTTCTCATAGAGGAGAAGAGTCGTGCAGAAGCACTGGGAACAGAGAAGTTCTCAGTGATAAACAACCACTGATACATGGAAGCCAGTCTCAGGAGACAGCAGATCAAAGTTCTAAGTGTGGGGAGATCCTCTATGCTGTTTCTTTGCATAAACCTGACATCACTCTCACTGTGAACCGACCAGTTGTTTCCTACAATGGTGGTAAGGCCTTCCTTTATGTGTCCAATTCATTGAGTTACCCATTCCAACTAAAGGTGGACCATCTAGTTCACACTGGAGGGGAACCTTACAAGTGCAGCAGCTGTGAGAAGTCCTTTTGTACTGAGGCTGCACTCCAAGAACATGAGCAAACTCACATAGAAGAGAAACCGTATGTGTGTAGtctgtgtgggaaagccttcagcgATAGGCCAGCTTTTTATGAACATGAATTGATTCACAAGAATCACACACCTTTTATCTGTGACAAATGTGGGAAGGCCTTCTTACGTAAGTCAGAGTTGACATCCCATAAACAGAGTCACaatggagagaagccttacaaatgcaaTGACTGTGGGAAATCATTTAAGTTTCCATCCCAGCTGAAGGTGCATCGTCAGATCCACACAGGTGAGAAGCCTTACGAATGCCATGAATGTGGAAAGTCATTCAGTAAAACAGCCAAGCTCAAGGTGCATCAACGaattcacacaggagagaaaccttatgtgtgttctcagtgtggaaaagccttcaaTCAGAAGTCCATACTAGACCGGCATGAGAAACTTCACCCTGGGGAGAAGCCTTACAAGTGCAGTGACTGTGGGAAGTCATTTAATTACCCATCCCAACTGAAGGTGCATTGCCATAGTCACACAGGGGAGAAGCCGTACAAGTGCCACGAGTGTGGAAAATCCTTCAACTTTCCATGTGAACTGAAGGTGCattatcagaatcacacaggagagaagccttacaagtGCCGTGAATGTTGGAAACTGTTCAGTAAGATGTCCCAACTGAAGGCACATTATCGAGTTCACACAGGAGAGAGACCTTACAAATGCAGCCACTGTGGAAAGGCCTTCTCTACTAAGGAGCAAGTCCAAGAGCACGAGCGAATCCACACAGGAGAGAGACCCTTCGTGTGCActgagtgtggaaaagccttcagCAGCAGGTCGTCTTTTCGTAAACATCAGCTAATTCACACTAAAGAGAAACCTTTTGTCTCTCAGAAATGTGAGACAGGTGTCCAGGAGTCTACTTTGACACCCCATCAACAGCTTCATATtggggagaagccttacaaatgccCTGACTGTGGGAAGTTGTTTAATTACCCATCCCAGCTGAAGTCGCATTATCAGATCCACACAGGGGAGAAGCCTTGTAAATGTCCTGACTGTGGGAAATCATTCAGTAAAACGTCTCAACTAAAGGCACATTCTCGAATACACACAGGGGAGAGGCCttatgtgtgttctgtgtgtgggAAGGCCTTCAAACAGTTGTCAACACTGAGCAGACATGAAAAAATTCACCTGGtggagaagccttacaaatgcaaTTTCTGTGGGAAATCGTTTTGCTCTCCATCTGAACTGAAGGTGCATCTTCTGATTCACACAGGGGAGAGACCTTACAAATGCAACAACTGTTGGAAAGCCTTTTGTACTAAAGTCCAACTCCAAGAGCATGAGCGAATTCACACAGGAGAGAGACCTTATGTGTGCACTCATTGTGGGAAAGCCTTTAGAAGCAGGTCAGTTTTCTCTAAGCATAAGTTGATTCACAGGAAGGAAACACCTTTTGTCTGTGAGAGATGTGGGAAAGTATTCTTGCAGAAGTCAGAGTTGACATCTCATCTACAAACTCACATTGAAGACAAACCTTAG